In Geothermobacter ehrlichii, a genomic segment contains:
- a CDS encoding S1C family serine protease, producing the protein MDDGIRCDLLRLFLTTLLFCLSASTALADVKLNRSGYIAVSIDPILYESNLWETSHRISLDRFFTNQARDLGEALAEGLEKTTFRGRLRVVSGYRLEDQAEFREKGRPETFLITVDIRSRYGLTKSSPAAACLSGMTCLLLSSAPLFTYETRTEATVTAFYFTREGRRLRLVQENFSSQGKMSGDFYDAMDMTQELEWITHLTRNAIEDIRRKILAELPTELVSRSWRKAAEDLRRAPSDVIGTPGLPPEPEIAATPVKPPVRSGKKRRKELAGKPLNLQDLVRLISPSILKVRTERSIGSGFAISRRGFALTSLHVVDKTTRITVQGHGGQPQRARVVQRYPELDLAVLAIDGPVRGTARLGDSASLEAGDEVIAIGYPLDVGLSITPTRIEKLENWRGQPLIRIEATVPDGSAGGPLVNNRGEVVGIIFHKQEDGTRQGAIFALPISSVRGSFEQFLDFSPE; encoded by the coding sequence ATGGACGACGGAATCCGATGTGACCTTTTGCGGCTCTTCCTGACCACACTCCTTTTCTGTCTGTCGGCATCCACGGCCCTGGCCGATGTCAAGCTGAACCGCAGCGGGTATATCGCCGTCAGCATCGATCCCATCCTCTACGAATCAAACCTCTGGGAAACCTCGCACCGGATCTCGCTCGACCGCTTTTTCACCAACCAGGCGCGTGACCTCGGCGAGGCCCTGGCGGAAGGACTGGAAAAAACGACCTTTCGCGGGAGGCTGCGGGTGGTTTCGGGGTACCGGCTCGAGGACCAGGCCGAGTTCCGCGAGAAAGGGCGACCGGAAACCTTTCTGATCACGGTCGACATCCGCTCCCGCTACGGCCTGACCAAAAGCAGTCCCGCAGCCGCCTGTCTGTCCGGCATGACCTGCCTGCTGCTCTCCTCGGCACCTCTGTTCACCTACGAAACCCGGACCGAGGCGACAGTCACCGCCTTCTACTTCACCCGTGAAGGACGCCGTTTGCGGCTGGTACAGGAAAATTTCAGCTCGCAGGGAAAGATGTCGGGCGATTTCTACGACGCCATGGACATGACCCAGGAGCTCGAATGGATCACCCATCTGACCCGAAACGCCATCGAAGACATCAGGCGCAAGATCCTGGCGGAACTGCCGACCGAACTGGTCTCCCGCTCGTGGCGCAAGGCGGCCGAGGATCTGAGGCGGGCCCCATCCGACGTCATCGGCACTCCGGGACTGCCACCCGAACCGGAGATCGCCGCCACGCCGGTAAAACCTCCTGTCCGCAGCGGCAAGAAACGGCGTAAGGAACTGGCCGGCAAACCGCTCAACCTGCAGGATCTGGTGCGGCTGATCAGTCCGTCGATTCTCAAGGTTCGCACCGAGCGTTCAATCGGCAGCGGCTTTGCCATCTCCCGTCGCGGTTTTGCCCTCACCAGCCTGCACGTGGTCGACAAGACCACGCGGATCACCGTCCAGGGCCATGGCGGCCAACCACAAAGAGCCCGGGTGGTGCAACGCTATCCCGAGCTCGACCTGGCGGTCCTCGCCATCGACGGTCCGGTCCGCGGTACCGCCCGCCTCGGCGACTCCGCCAGCCTCGAGGCCGGAGATGAGGTGATCGCCATCGGTTATCCCCTCGATGTCGGTCTTTCCATCACCCCGACCAGAATCGAAAAACTGGAAAACTGGCGCGGGCAACCCCTGATCCGCATCGAGGCGACCGTACCGGACGGCAGCGCGGGCGGCCCGCTGGTCAACAACCGCGGCGAGGTGGTCGGCATCATTTTCCACAAACAGGAAGACGGTACCCGGCAGGGAGCAATCTTCGCTCTTCCCATCAGCTCGGTACGGGGGTCTTTCGAACAGTTCCTCGATTTTTCCCCCGAGTGA
- a CDS encoding cytochrome c3 family protein — MKKLLAPLAILVLVGSLSLTGFSTGRGKHDFTGKCELCHLVAPQKGQPGIFVQDIDYLCKTCHQIVEGSSHPSEVAPSMKLPKVYTLDWQGRITCATCHNPHDEDAEGNPYMLKTALRGKAFCQSCHKDLFRDPKKHLSATRIAHTKSWTPPTKETLDQALDQVSLDCLECHEGSVGPAANYTIADQHNLTFQGMNFSHPIGMDYAKAAASNRELRPIDDLSPMISLYEGKVGCASCHNPFSHEKVMLVFDNKRSALCYECHLK, encoded by the coding sequence ATGAAAAAGCTGCTGGCTCCGCTCGCCATCCTCGTTCTCGTCGGTTCCCTTTCCCTGACCGGCTTCAGCACCGGCCGGGGCAAGCATGACTTCACCGGCAAATGCGAACTCTGCCACCTGGTCGCGCCCCAGAAGGGACAGCCCGGCATTTTCGTTCAGGATATCGACTACCTATGCAAGACCTGCCACCAGATCGTCGAAGGCAGCTCGCATCCCTCCGAGGTGGCGCCGAGCATGAAGCTGCCGAAAGTCTATACCCTCGACTGGCAGGGGCGCATCACCTGCGCCACCTGTCACAACCCGCATGACGAAGATGCCGAAGGCAATCCCTACATGCTGAAGACAGCCCTCCGCGGAAAGGCTTTCTGCCAATCGTGTCACAAGGACCTTTTCCGCGACCCGAAAAAACATCTGTCGGCCACGCGCATCGCTCACACCAAGAGTTGGACACCACCGACCAAGGAAACCCTGGACCAGGCTCTCGACCAGGTCTCTCTCGACTGTCTTGAATGCCACGAGGGAAGCGTCGGCCCGGCCGCCAATTACACCATTGCCGACCAGCACAACCTGACCTTCCAGGGGATGAACTTCAGCCATCCCATCGGCATGGACTACGCCAAGGCGGCGGCATCCAACCGGGAACTGCGGCCGATCGACGATCTGTCACCGATGATTTCCCTCTACGAAGGGAAGGTCGGCTGCGCCTCGTGCCACAACCCCTTTTCGCACGAGAAAGTCATGCTGGTCTTTGACAACAAGCGCAGTGCGCTCTGCTACGAGTGCCATCTTAAATAG
- a CDS encoding methyl-accepting chemotaxis protein: MKNDKPIEPVFTLKFQFKYSLAMVFSSIVTSLVFFYCLDQGLGDGYFESLVTLSQFEATLPEHLIWSFCAQLVLIFLMTVAIHLFVSHKIAGPVYRYELSLTSILKDDLRFDVRTRRNDQLKPMVHALNDFIESMRLMYGGIAELRKTIDEEMKKENPDPDIIRQHLRRVRESMGEFHPAFREGER; the protein is encoded by the coding sequence GTGAAAAACGACAAACCGATCGAACCGGTCTTCACCCTGAAGTTCCAGTTCAAGTACAGCCTGGCAATGGTGTTCTCCTCCATTGTCACCAGCCTGGTCTTCTTCTACTGCCTCGACCAGGGACTGGGGGACGGCTATTTCGAGTCCCTGGTCACCCTGAGTCAGTTCGAGGCGACTCTGCCCGAGCATCTGATCTGGTCCTTCTGTGCCCAGCTGGTGCTCATCTTCCTGATGACGGTCGCCATCCACCTCTTCGTCTCCCACAAGATCGCCGGCCCGGTCTACCGCTATGAGCTGTCTCTGACCAGCATCCTGAAGGATGATCTGCGTTTCGATGTCCGTACCCGCCGGAACGACCAGCTCAAACCGATGGTTCATGCGCTGAACGATTTCATCGAATCGATGCGTCTGATGTACGGCGGTATCGCCGAGCTGAGAAAAACCATCGACGAAGAAATGAAAAAGGAAAACCCCGACCCCGACATCATCCGCCAGCATCTGCGACGGGTCAGGGAGAGCATGGGGGAATTCCATCCGGCTTTCCGGGAGGGGGAACGATGA
- a CDS encoding HD domain-containing phosphohydrolase — protein sequence MVAESKRSLKKDVSRLTRVLSTVIKCHGVLVTSKTEDEIYNNICRIVVDDDKYKLAWIGIPKDDQDKNVVPIACKGLDKEYLDALAVHWKDDRYSNGPTDTAIRTGKVQINNDIHDNPAYEQWRDNAVRHGYRSSISIPCKIEYCILCTLNIYSDEAHAFDRQEIELLEELAKDIAYGVENLRTIDKKNRLQVELAATLTQLVEAIALTLEKRDPYTGGHQKRVAKLAAAIAEQLSWSDNRIEGLYLSGLIHDIGKIYIPSEILNRPGPLTGAEFSIIKTHPNVGHEIVENVSCKYPIKEIILQHHERLNGSGYPHGLKQDQISFEARVIAVADVTEAILSHRPYRPALGIHAAMEELKRGRGAIYDPTAVDICMSLFNDGNFQWE from the coding sequence ATGGTTGCTGAAAGCAAACGTTCCTTGAAAAAGGACGTAAGCCGACTGACCCGGGTGCTGTCAACGGTTATCAAGTGCCATGGCGTACTGGTAACATCAAAAACGGAAGATGAAATCTACAACAATATTTGCCGGATTGTTGTCGATGACGATAAATACAAGCTGGCATGGATCGGCATTCCCAAAGACGATCAGGATAAAAATGTTGTTCCGATTGCCTGCAAAGGACTCGATAAAGAATATTTGGATGCTTTGGCCGTGCACTGGAAAGACGACAGGTACAGTAACGGACCGACAGACACTGCCATTCGCACCGGTAAAGTACAAATCAACAACGACATTCACGACAATCCGGCCTATGAGCAATGGCGTGACAACGCAGTGCGCCATGGATACAGATCTTCAATTTCGATACCATGTAAAATTGAATACTGTATTTTATGCACATTGAACATCTATTCAGATGAAGCACACGCATTTGATCGACAGGAAATAGAGTTGCTCGAGGAATTGGCAAAAGACATAGCCTATGGCGTAGAAAACCTAAGAACAATTGACAAAAAAAACCGACTACAGGTTGAACTGGCAGCAACTCTCACCCAGCTTGTCGAAGCAATCGCTCTCACCTTGGAAAAACGTGACCCCTATACAGGCGGGCATCAAAAGCGTGTGGCAAAACTGGCAGCAGCCATCGCCGAGCAGTTATCGTGGAGCGATAACCGCATTGAAGGACTCTACTTGAGCGGGTTGATTCATGACATCGGAAAAATATACATTCCTTCCGAAATCTTGAACCGACCCGGCCCTTTGACTGGCGCTGAATTTTCCATCATCAAAACCCACCCTAACGTTGGCCATGAAATAGTAGAGAATGTCAGCTGTAAATATCCGATCAAAGAAATCATACTTCAACATCATGAACGCTTGAACGGCTCAGGTTATCCACACGGCCTGAAGCAAGACCAAATCAGCTTCGAGGCAAGAGTCATTGCGGTCGCCGATGTAACGGAAGCCATTCTCTCACACCGTCCCTACCGACCGGCCCTGGGAATTCATGCGGCAATGGAAGAACTGAAAAGGGGGCGTGGTGCCATCTACGACCCAACGGCTGTCGATATATGCATGAGCCTTTTTAATGATGGAAATTTTCAATGGGAATAA
- a CDS encoding L,D-transpeptidase family protein has product MKKNICLLLLALLPALSPATVRAWHPRNAGLSDVTSGLPPVIGKQRSYLPAPGETLMEIAWRAGIGFSNLRRANPGVAPWHPPLGREIILPLAVPVPPGIEEGLTVDLAAMRVWLLWWEGNRRRIRWYPIGIGREGFATPTGRFAVTTVIERPTWFPPPALRAEEGLPAAVPPGPDNPLGDYWIGTTAPGIGLHGTNRPFGVGRRVSHGCLRLYPRDIRDLARHVRPGMPLRILGREFN; this is encoded by the coding sequence ATGAAAAAAAACATCTGCCTTCTGCTGCTTGCCCTGCTGCCGGCCCTGTCGCCCGCCACCGTCCGGGCCTGGCATCCGAGAAACGCCGGGCTTTCGGACGTGACATCCGGTCTGCCGCCGGTCATTGGCAAACAACGCTCCTACCTTCCCGCCCCCGGCGAAACGCTGATGGAAATCGCCTGGCGGGCGGGCATCGGCTTCAGCAACCTGAGGCGCGCCAACCCCGGCGTCGCCCCCTGGCATCCGCCCCTGGGCCGGGAGATCATCCTCCCCCTGGCGGTACCGGTGCCGCCGGGCATCGAGGAGGGGCTGACCGTCGACCTGGCGGCAATGCGAGTCTGGTTGCTGTGGTGGGAGGGAAACCGGCGACGCATCCGCTGGTATCCGATCGGCATCGGCCGCGAGGGTTTCGCGACCCCCACTGGCCGATTCGCGGTGACGACGGTTATTGAAAGACCGACCTGGTTTCCGCCGCCGGCTCTACGCGCCGAAGAAGGACTGCCGGCGGCCGTCCCGCCCGGACCGGACAACCCGCTGGGCGATTACTGGATCGGCACCACCGCTCCGGGCATCGGCCTGCACGGCACCAACCGCCCTTTCGGAGTGGGAAGGAGAGTCAGTCACGGCTGCCTGCGGCTCTACCCGCGGGACATTCGTGACCTCGCCAGGCATGTCCGTCCCGGAATGCCGCTCCGCATCCTTGGCCGAGAGTTCAACTGA
- the ndk gene encoding nucleoside-diphosphate kinase encodes MERTFAIIKPDAFAAGHAGKILERIYAEGFKVVGLKKLFLSKAEAEGFYYVHKDRPFFGELTDFMSSGPCIVMVLEAENAIKKWRDLMGATNPAEAAEGTLRREFGTSIGENATHGSDAPETAAFEISYFFSGMELL; translated from the coding sequence ATGGAAAGAACCTTTGCCATCATCAAGCCCGATGCCTTTGCCGCCGGTCATGCCGGCAAGATTCTCGAGCGGATCTACGCCGAAGGTTTCAAGGTCGTCGGCCTGAAGAAGCTGTTTCTGAGCAAGGCCGAGGCCGAAGGATTCTACTATGTCCACAAGGACCGCCCCTTCTTCGGCGAGCTGACCGACTTCATGAGCAGTGGCCCCTGCATCGTCATGGTGCTCGAGGCCGAGAATGCCATCAAGAAATGGCGCGATCTGATGGGGGCCACCAATCCGGCCGAGGCTGCCGAAGGCACCCTGCGTCGCGAGTTCGGCACCTCCATCGGCGAAAACGCCACCCACGGCAGTGACGCTCCGGAGACGGCCGCGTTCGAAATTTCCTATTTCTTCAGCGGCATGGAGTTGCTCTGA
- the rlmN gene encoding 23S rRNA (adenine(2503)-C(2))-methyltransferase RlmN, translating to MPVTDLKNLSPDELVAFCAGLGEKPFRARQLLRWIYQRDVSDFSAMTDLSKDLRTRLAAVATVSDFAPVSVQTSRDGTRKYLFRLADGETVESVRIPMDEGRTTLCISCQVGCAMGCSFCLTGTFGLTRNLTPAEIVNQVCAARRDGPVNNIVFMGMGEPLHNLDNVIRALQILYAGEGLNYGPRRVTLSTSGLVPEMLELGRRVRVGLAVSLNATTDEVRDRLMPVNRRYPLAVLLEACRNYPLQPRERITFEYILIRGVNDTLADARRLVRLMHGVRAKINLIAYNEHSGSDFRTSCPEDVDAFQTFLLDHGLVAVRRASKGRDILAACGQLKAELDRSRETNRD from the coding sequence ATGCCTGTGACTGACCTGAAAAATCTCTCTCCGGACGAACTGGTCGCCTTTTGCGCCGGGCTGGGCGAGAAGCCGTTTCGCGCCAGGCAGCTTTTGCGCTGGATCTATCAGCGGGATGTCTCCGATTTTTCGGCTATGACCGACCTGTCGAAGGATCTGCGCACCAGGCTGGCGGCAGTGGCAACGGTTTCCGATTTCGCGCCGGTGAGCGTCCAGACCAGTCGTGACGGAACCCGCAAGTATCTCTTTCGGCTGGCCGACGGCGAAACGGTGGAGAGCGTGCGGATTCCGATGGACGAAGGGCGGACCACCCTCTGCATCTCCTGCCAGGTCGGCTGTGCCATGGGCTGTTCCTTCTGCCTGACCGGCACCTTCGGCCTGACCCGCAACCTGACGCCGGCGGAGATCGTCAACCAAGTCTGCGCCGCCCGAAGGGACGGGCCGGTGAACAACATCGTCTTCATGGGCATGGGCGAGCCGCTGCACAACCTGGACAACGTGATTCGTGCCCTGCAGATTCTCTATGCCGGCGAAGGGCTCAACTACGGACCGCGCCGGGTGACCCTGTCGACATCCGGCCTGGTGCCGGAAATGCTCGAACTCGGTCGCCGGGTCAGGGTCGGACTGGCGGTCTCTCTCAACGCCACCACCGACGAGGTGCGCGACCGGCTGATGCCGGTCAACCGGCGCTATCCGCTCGCCGTGCTGCTCGAGGCCTGCCGGAATTACCCGCTGCAGCCGCGGGAGCGGATCACCTTCGAATACATCCTGATCCGCGGAGTGAATGACACTCTGGCCGACGCCCGCAGGCTGGTGCGGCTGATGCACGGCGTGCGAGCGAAAATCAATCTCATCGCCTATAATGAACATTCCGGTTCCGATTTCCGTACCTCGTGTCCGGAGGACGTCGACGCCTTTCAGACCTTTCTGCTCGACCACGGGCTGGTGGCCGTCAGGCGGGCCAGCAAGGGGCGGGACATTCTCGCCGCCTGCGGCCAGCTCAAGGCGGAACTCGACCGGAGCAGGGAAACCAACCGGGATTGA
- the mtnP gene encoding S-methyl-5'-thioadenosine phosphorylase has protein sequence MSEPVIGVVGGSGLYEMEGLKDVCEERVETPFGEPSDLLVTGRLGDARLVFLPRHGRGHRLLPSEVNYRANIYALKKLGVEQVISVSAVGSMKEEIVPGHIVIPDQFFDRTAGRRDSTFFGEGVVGHVQFADPVCLRLAGLLATAARQVGAVVHEGGTYICMEGPQFSTRAESRIYRSWGVDIIGMTNVSEAKLAREAELCYATIALATDYDCWHEGHDDVSVEAVVALIKKNVALAKRIIAAAVELLTTQRSCGCGSALAYAIMTDRKLIPPVTREKLDLIIGKYL, from the coding sequence ATGAGTGAACCTGTGATCGGAGTTGTCGGCGGCAGCGGCCTGTACGAAATGGAGGGACTGAAGGATGTCTGCGAGGAGCGGGTGGAGACCCCCTTCGGCGAGCCTTCCGACCTGCTGGTGACCGGTCGGTTGGGGGATGCCAGGCTGGTCTTTCTTCCCCGGCACGGGCGCGGGCACCGGCTGCTGCCGAGCGAAGTCAACTATCGGGCCAACATCTACGCCCTGAAAAAGCTGGGCGTCGAACAGGTCATCTCCGTTTCAGCCGTCGGCAGCATGAAGGAGGAGATCGTTCCCGGTCATATCGTCATTCCCGACCAGTTCTTTGACCGCACGGCCGGTCGGCGGGATTCGACCTTCTTCGGCGAGGGCGTGGTCGGTCACGTGCAGTTCGCCGACCCCGTCTGCCTGCGCCTGGCCGGCCTGCTCGCCACGGCCGCCCGCCAGGTCGGCGCCGTGGTCCACGAGGGCGGCACCTACATCTGCATGGAGGGCCCGCAGTTCTCGACCCGCGCCGAATCCCGCATCTACCGCAGCTGGGGGGTCGACATCATCGGCATGACCAATGTCTCCGAGGCGAAGCTGGCCCGCGAAGCCGAGCTCTGCTACGCCACCATCGCCCTGGCGACCGATTACGACTGCTGGCACGAGGGGCACGACGATGTCTCCGTCGAGGCGGTTGTGGCCCTGATCAAGAAGAACGTCGCCCTGGCCAAACGGATCATCGCCGCCGCCGTCGAGCTGCTGACGACACAGCGTTCCTGCGGCTGCGGTTCGGCCCTGGCCTACGCCATCATGACCGATCGCAAGTTGATCCCGCCGGTGACCCGGGAGAAGCTGGATCTGATCATCGGAAAATACCTGTAA
- a CDS encoding PfkB family carbohydrate kinase: MSILVVGSVAFDSVQTPFGKVEEVLGGSGTYFSTAASFFADVSLVAVVGEDFPREHLDFLAGRNVNLDGLQIRPGRTFRWKGEYGFDLNEAHTLDTQLNVFERFAPELPEHYRDAEYVFLGNIDPELQLKVLDQVRRPRLVACDTMNFWIEGKREALLKTLERVDMLLINEAEARQLAGEPNLVRAAREILAMGPKTLIVKRGEYGALMFSEHSIFAAPAYPLESVFDPTGAGDAFAGGFLGYLAANRNHDEGCLRQAIVFGSVMASFVVENFSLDRMRELDCAEIEERFRRFKLLTEFAGIG, translated from the coding sequence ATGAGCATTCTCGTCGTCGGTTCCGTGGCTTTTGATTCGGTGCAGACCCCTTTCGGCAAGGTCGAGGAGGTTCTCGGCGGCTCGGGCACCTACTTTTCGACCGCGGCCAGTTTCTTCGCCGATGTCAGTCTCGTCGCCGTGGTGGGCGAGGATTTTCCGCGGGAGCATCTCGATTTTCTCGCCGGGCGCAACGTCAATCTCGACGGACTGCAGATCCGGCCGGGGCGGACCTTCCGCTGGAAGGGGGAATATGGTTTCGACCTGAACGAAGCCCATACCCTGGATACCCAGCTCAATGTTTTCGAACGGTTTGCCCCCGAGCTTCCAGAACATTACCGGGATGCCGAATATGTCTTCCTCGGCAATATCGATCCCGAGCTGCAGCTGAAGGTGCTGGATCAGGTCCGCCGGCCCCGGCTCGTCGCCTGCGATACCATGAATTTCTGGATCGAGGGCAAGCGTGAGGCTCTGCTGAAGACCCTGGAGCGGGTCGACATGCTGCTGATCAACGAAGCCGAAGCGCGGCAGCTTGCCGGCGAACCGAACCTGGTTCGGGCTGCGAGGGAGATTCTCGCCATGGGACCGAAAACCCTGATCGTCAAACGGGGCGAGTACGGCGCCCTGATGTTCAGCGAGCACAGCATCTTCGCTGCTCCGGCCTATCCGCTGGAATCGGTTTTCGATCCGACCGGGGCGGGGGATGCCTTTGCCGGCGGTTTTCTCGGCTACCTGGCGGCCAACCGCAACCACGACGAGGGCTGCCTGCGGCAGGCGATCGTTTTCGGTTCGGTCATGGCCTCCTTCGTGGTCGAAAACTTCAGTCTCGACCGCATGCGGGAACTGGACTGTGCCGAGATCGAGGAGCGTTTTCGCCGTTTCAAGCTGTTGACCGAGTTCGCGGGGATAGGCTGA
- a CDS encoding tetratricopeptide repeat protein: protein MFRRKALLLLLFLLAACVPVNDTADGLDPEVHVKLGLSYLQEGDATRALKEFLQAVEGAPRNAEAQAGLAQVYHLKKAFELAEKHYLEAIALSGNNPEYHNNLGALYLDMKRWDDAIRHFRLAAENLLFDRPALARTGMAVAQLKKGDNFGAIESCKAALLDDYQLPQAHFFLGEAYQALGRLDEAIASYRQALNLAPNYLLAHYQLGMAYLKQKKNDLVRPEFEKVIELAPQSEQARLSREYLKLLD, encoded by the coding sequence TTGTTTCGACGGAAGGCTCTGCTGCTTCTTCTCTTTCTGCTCGCAGCCTGTGTGCCGGTCAACGACACCGCCGACGGCCTCGACCCCGAGGTGCATGTCAAGCTCGGGCTCTCCTATCTGCAGGAAGGGGACGCGACCAGGGCCCTGAAGGAGTTCCTGCAGGCGGTCGAAGGGGCTCCGCGCAACGCCGAGGCGCAGGCCGGTCTGGCTCAGGTCTATCATCTGAAAAAGGCGTTCGAGCTGGCCGAAAAACACTATCTCGAGGCGATCGCCCTGAGCGGAAACAATCCCGAATACCACAACAATCTCGGTGCACTCTACCTCGACATGAAGCGTTGGGACGACGCCATCCGGCATTTCCGCCTGGCGGCGGAGAATCTGCTGTTCGACCGGCCGGCCCTGGCGCGTACCGGCATGGCAGTTGCGCAGCTCAAGAAGGGGGACAATTTCGGAGCTATCGAAAGCTGCAAGGCGGCCCTGCTCGACGACTACCAGTTGCCGCAGGCCCATTTCTTTCTGGGCGAGGCCTACCAGGCTCTCGGCCGTCTCGACGAGGCGATCGCCTCCTATCGTCAGGCCCTGAACCTGGCGCCCAACTACCTGCTTGCCCACTATCAGCTGGGGATGGCCTACCTGAAGCAGAAGAAGAACGATCTGGTCCGCCCCGAGTTCGAAAAGGTGATTGAACTGGCGCCCCAGTCGGAACAGGCGCGGCTGTCGCGCGAATACCTGAAACTGCTCGACTGA
- a CDS encoding response regulator translates to MVIECPSCRARYRIDPSGIDKKVARVRCPKCGHGFEIDLAGPARPKILIVDDARFFREVVLDILSQLAVTILKAGDGDEALDLIRGERPDLVILDLKLPGKDGYQLVREVRADPALASTKLLAMSSVYRGEDEIRRIMQIGADDFLNKSFRPEQLLLRVRKLLDAASGHV, encoded by the coding sequence ATGGTTATCGAATGCCCATCCTGTCGCGCCCGTTACCGGATCGATCCGTCGGGCATCGACAAGAAAGTGGCGCGCGTCAGGTGTCCCAAGTGCGGTCACGGCTTCGAAATCGACCTTGCCGGACCGGCCAGGCCGAAGATCCTCATTGTCGATGATGCCCGCTTTTTTCGCGAAGTGGTGCTCGACATCCTGAGCCAGCTCGCCGTCACCATCCTCAAGGCTGGTGACGGCGACGAGGCCCTCGACCTGATCCGCGGCGAAAGGCCCGACCTGGTCATCCTCGATCTGAAACTTCCCGGCAAGGACGGGTATCAGCTGGTGCGCGAGGTGCGGGCCGATCCAGCCTTGGCGTCGACGAAGCTGCTCGCCATGAGCAGCGTCTATCGCGGCGAAGACGAGATCCGCAGGATCATGCAGATCGGCGCCGACGATTTTCTCAACAAGTCCTTCCGCCCAGAGCAGCTGCTGTTGAGGGTACGCAAGCTGCTGGATGCTGCATCCGGTCATGTCTGA
- a CDS encoding purine-nucleoside phosphorylase, protein MSELISDIAAARAKLGEEPCDFALILGSGLGEVAGELVTGAGVPFSELPDCPARSLIPGHGGQVFPCRFGKLRGLVFQGRFHCYQGLSAYQAAWPVRLAAVLGVRRLVVTSAVGAINRAFAPGDPVFVEDHLNLLGDNPLRGIEPPVFADLCHLYPTELYPQLADRAEKKGIVLRRGVLAAMSGPSYETPAEIRMLERLGADVVSMSMVPETVLAAGLGLDILGLALVTNKAAGRSDARLDHREVLNVGRTFGATLRQLLPDLLDIFVARPQINTVSTF, encoded by the coding sequence ATGTCTGAGCTGATTTCCGATATCGCCGCGGCCAGGGCGAAACTGGGCGAGGAGCCCTGCGATTTCGCCCTGATTCTTGGTTCGGGGCTCGGGGAGGTGGCCGGTGAGCTGGTAACGGGGGCGGGAGTTCCTTTCAGCGAGCTTCCCGACTGTCCTGCGCGCAGCCTGATCCCGGGACACGGCGGGCAGGTTTTTCCCTGCCGTTTCGGAAAGCTTCGTGGCCTCGTCTTTCAGGGCCGCTTTCACTGCTACCAGGGACTGAGCGCCTATCAGGCCGCCTGGCCGGTTCGGCTAGCCGCAGTTCTAGGTGTCCGCCGGCTGGTGGTGACCAGCGCCGTTGGCGCCATCAACCGGGCTTTTGCACCGGGCGATCCGGTTTTCGTCGAGGATCATCTCAACCTGCTCGGCGACAATCCGCTGCGCGGCATCGAACCGCCCGTCTTCGCCGATCTCTGCCACCTCTACCCGACCGAGCTCTACCCGCAGCTGGCTGATCGCGCCGAGAAGAAGGGGATTGTTTTGCGCCGGGGCGTGCTGGCGGCGATGTCCGGTCCCAGCTATGAGACGCCGGCCGAAATCCGCATGCTCGAACGGCTCGGGGCCGATGTGGTCTCCATGTCGATGGTGCCGGAAACAGTGCTGGCCGCCGGCCTTGGCCTGGACATTCTCGGCCTGGCCCTGGTGACCAACAAGGCTGCCGGCAGAAGCGATGCCCGCCTCGATCACCGGGAGGTTCTGAACGTTGGTCGGACCTTCGGCGCAACCCTGCGGCAGCTGCTGCCGGACCTGCTGGACATCTTTGTCGCCCGACCGCAAATTAATACCGTCTCGACTTTCTAA
- a CDS encoding response regulator → MQTIEKILIVDDEENARIGLSKLLSQEGYEVESVANGIEALEYLRRKKVNLVISDINMPEMNGITFLRELHKKHPETHVIMITAYGGVESYLDAMNLGAFEYLHKPVRLDELKSIMRKIAN, encoded by the coding sequence ATGCAGACGATAGAGAAAATTCTGATTGTTGATGACGAAGAGAACGCCCGCATCGGTTTGAGCAAGCTGCTTAGCCAGGAAGGGTACGAAGTCGAAAGTGTCGCCAACGGGATCGAGGCACTGGAATACCTGCGCCGCAAAAAGGTCAACCTGGTCATCAGCGACATCAACATGCCGGAAATGAACGGTATCACCTTTCTGCGCGAGCTGCACAAGAAACATCCCGAGACCCATGTCATCATGATCACCGCTTACGGCGGCGTCGAGTCCTATCTTGACGCGATGAATCTCGGCGCTTTCGAGTACCTGCACAAGCCGGTCAGGCTGGATGAGCTGAAATCGATCATGCGCAAGATAGCCAACTGA